The DNA segment CAAACGTTTTGCTTTAGAAAATGAATCGATTTGCGTATTTTGATTTGCCGACGCGACTCCAGATAACAATGTGAATGGGAGTAATACTAACGGGAGCACAGCACGCGCTACAACTGGCCATTTTTTCATTTTAGACTTCCTTTTGTGAAGCCTCTATTTTACGGTTTATTTAATACTTTTTTCATACTTATTATTTATAACCTGCTCAATAAACCACCAAACAAACCCAAATAAAAATAATTCTCAATTGTATTGATTGATTTTCTCATGCCATTTAAGATGTTCGCACATACGGAGATCATCATGCCAAAACTCACTCATTTAACTCGCCTTGTTTCCGCACTATCCACAGCCTTATTACTCAATGCTTGTAGCAGTAGCAATACTGTTTCCGACTCACCGACTGTTAGCTCATTTTACGACTACCAGCTGTATAGCCCTCAGCAGCAGCCGCTGACGCTAGAACAATGGGCACACACGGCTAAGGAAGCTGATGTTATTCTTGTCGGTGAGTGGCACACACATGCGGGTATCCATCGCTTTCAGACCGAAGCTTTACAACAGCTGATAAAGCAAAGTAAGAAGCCTGTTGCCCTTTCGATGGAACAATTTAGTCGTGATACGCAAGCAGTCGTGGATGAATACTTGAAAGGTGAGATTGGCGAGCAAACCTTAATCGCGCAAGGTAACGCATGGCCAAATTATGAAAGTGATTACCGGCCTTTAATAGAACTTGCGAAAACAGCCCAAATTGATGTCATTGCCACGAATGCCCCTAAACCCATTGTTCGCTGTATCGCTAAGCAAGGGTTAAGTTATTTGGATAAGCTCGATTCAGACCAACGCGCGACTATTGCTAAAAAAATTGACCTTGAGGATTCTCCTTATAAAGCGAAGTTCATGGCATCGATGCACCACGGCCAGCCTAGCCAACACATCAATATGTACGCTTCACAATTGACGTGGGATGCAACCATGGCTGAAAGCATTGTCCGCTACCTAAGCCAACATCCAGGCACAACCGTTCTTCACACTGCGGGTAAATTTCATACCGAAAATGGACTGGGAACTGCCGCGCAAATCCACAAGCTCAACCCTAACCTTAAAGTCATGATGGTCACGCCTGTTGAGCAAGTTAGCGAGCAAAGTAGTGATTACCAATTGAAAGTACTGACACCACCGGTTCGTTACATAAAAGAAGAAAACCAGCAGGCCGCATTCAAGAGCATGTTTGCCCAATCCAAACCGTTGGAATGTAATTAACGTACCTCAACGGTGGATAGTGACATAAATAAAACCGCCTTACCCAAACAATGGATAAGGCGGTTTTAGTAGCGTTAACCTTTCACGATGATACATGCGGATTAATCGCGAAAAACGAGTTATCGGCTTTATCTATAGGTTACCTGTGCAAAGTTATCTATGCGGATGATTAATGATGTGGTCTTCCCAGTCGATAACATCGATCTCATACACCACTTTATTACGTACACTTTCACCTGCGGCATGCATGGCTGATTTTGATCCAGTGATCAATGGATGCCATTCTGGTAACGGTTTGCCTTCAGCGAGCAAACGATAAGAGCAAGTTTCTGGTAGCCAATTAAATTCATCGATTTTATCACGAGTCAATTTGAGACACTCTTCGCCCGACTGAAAGCGATTTGGATAATCTTTACAGCTACAAGTCTTACTATTTAGCCAACTACACGCCACGTTGGTGTAATAAACTTCATCGCTGTCTTCATCCATTAACTTATGTAGACAACACTTACCACAGCCATCACACAAGGACTCCCATTCCTGCTCACTCATCTGCTGTAATGTTTTTGCTTGCCAAAAAGGGGTTGTCATAACGATGCCTGCTCTTGTACTGAAAAGGTATTACTCAAAAAATGCATACTAAGATAAGTATAGGCTGCGTTTTATACGCTCATTGACACTAGAATTCAAGTTTGACTATTTTCTAGCTAGTCACTTTGGTACACTCTGCCGCCCTAAATAAGTGTTCAAAAAAGGTTCGTTTTATGGAATGTCGTCTCGGCTGCGGAGCCTGTTGTATTGCACCAAGCATTTCATCACCGATCCCAGGCATGCCAAATGGTAAACCGGCTGGTGTTCGTTGTATTCAACTTAATGAGCAGAATCTATGTAAACTTTTTGGTCAGCCAGAAAGGCCAGCGGTATGTCACGCTTTTAAAGCAGAAGAATCGATTTGTGGCAAAACCGATCAGGAGGCTTTATTTATTATTTCTGATCTAGAAAAGATCACTTAGAAAACTCGAAACTCGAAACTCGAAACTCGAAACTCGAAACTCGAAACTCGAAAGCATGTTAAAAACATCAACATTGAAATCAAGCTTCGAATTTTATCTACAACTTCAAGCGCCCAAGCAAAGAGTGAGACAGCGTAGTGCCATCTACGAGCTCCAGCTCCCCACCCATGGGTACACCATGTGCGATACGGCTAGCATTCACTTCGTGCGCTTTACACAATTGAGCAATGTAGTGTGCCGTCGCTTCACCTTCCACGGTCGGGTTGGTGGCTAAAATCACTTCTTCGATATCGCCCTGACTTAAACGGCGATCGAGTAAATCCAAACCAATATCACTTGGGCCAATGCCATCTAACGGCGATAAATGTCCCATCAGAACAAAATAACGCCCTGAATACTGGCCTGTCGCTTCAATAGCGGCAATATCTGCCGGTGTTTCCACCACACAAATTTGCCCATTGGCTTGACGCTTAGGGTTAGTACATATATGACAGGTGTCATTTTCAGTAAAAGTACGGCATTGATCGCAGTGGCCAATTTCCGTCATCGCTTGCGATAACGCTTCGGCCAGTTGTAGACCGCCTTTTCTGTTTCGCTGCAATAAATGAAAGGCCATACGTTGTGCCGATTTGGGGCCAACCCCAGGTAAGCAACGTAAGGCCTCCATCAATTGTTCCAGCATACCGCTTGTGCGCATGTATTGCTCTCTACTGGCTCAATTAGAACGGCATTTTCATACCTGGTGGTAGTTGCATACCGCCAGTGATTGAAGCCATTTTTTCTTTTTGTGTTTCTTCGATACGACGAGAAGCATCATTGAATGCAGCAGCAATCAAATCTTCAAGCATTTCTTTGTCATCTTCCATTAGGCTTTCATCAATCTCGACACGACGAACGCTATGGCTACCAGTTACGGTCACTTTCACTAAGCCCGCACCAGATTCGCCAACAATTTCCATGTTCGCAATTTCTTCTTGAAGCTTTTGCATACGCTCTTGCATTTGCTGGGCTTGCTTCATCATGTTGCCCATTCCGCCTTTACCAAACATGCTCATTTCTCGCTTGTTGTCTAAATAGAATAAAAAAAGGTTACTGTGTTTATGGGGTTACTTAGTGTCGATTTCAATGCTAAGCAAACTAAATGCACAATTATCCATCAGCCAGTTGTTATACCCAAGTAACTTACACCGGGCGAACGCTATCAGGGTCCAACTCCGCTGCAAATCGTTTCATGAAGAATTGAACATTAGGATCTGAATCCAGATGCTCAAATGCTTGTTTTAACTTCTCTTGATAAAGCTTTTCTCGCAGCTCAAGTGGGGTAATCCCCTCTTCGCTGATCTCAATAATGAGCTCGCAACTTTGTTGAAAGTGCTGAGATAAAGCTTCTGTTAATTCTTGTTGCGCTTTGTCGGTATTTAAGTGTGATTGTTCTACTCTCAAACCAAGGGTAATTTTACCGTCTTGTTTTTGGTAAGTAGAATTGAGTGCTAATTGCTCAACCAACTTTGCGGTATTGAGTTTGGCAATAATCGCTGCCCACTCATCTTGCTCAATACTTTCTTGAAATAACTTTTCCACCATTTCTGGCGTTTTAATGTGCTCAAGCGCTTTTTTAATTTGTGTGGGAGTCAGCTCCGTATTTTCAACCTGTTGTTGAGGTTGTGACGGTTTCCACTGATATGGTTCGTCTGGATTATCCGGCGCACCGGCCCCAGAAATCGGTGTGCCATTAGATGATATTGGCGACCCCTGCACAGCTTCTACCGCAGCCGCCGTATGCTTACTCGCAATACGATCTAGCACGGAAGTTTTTGTTGGTTTAGCAGACGTCGCGTCAGACTTTTTTACGCCATCGTTCCCTTGATTACTCTGAGGCGCAGACTTTAAATGTTCTCGCTTACTGCGCAACTGATGCCTTAATCCTGTCAGTGGTGAGGCAGGAGCCGCTGGCTGAGCTTCCGACTGTGGTGCTGGTGACTGTTGAGGTTTAGCCTGAGGCGCCTGAGATTGAGGAGGCTGAACAGACTGCGTAGGATGTTCCACCGAGGGTAAGCTCGCAGCAGTATAATCGCTGTTACCCATCTGATTCGCCGTTGGAACCGAAGTATTGCCTTGATGTGGTCGAACATGATTAGACTGAACAGGAGCATTCATCGGACGATGAGGCGCTGGAGCCTGTGTCATCGCTTTTTGCTCAATAACAGGAATGACATGCGCTTGCTTACTTGGCTCCACGATCGGGTTACCCGAAATCGCCGCTGCAGGTCTAAATGCCAACATTCTTAATACCAGCATCTCTGCTGCCATTTTTTCATTAGGTGCAAGCGGTAAATCTTGGCGACCTTTGAGCGTCATTTGGTAGTACAGCTGCACATCTTGCGGCGTGAGAGATTGGCTGAGTAATTCAACACGCTCGGCATCCGGTTGTTCTTTGTTTAAACTGGCAGGCAAGGCTTGGTACATGGCGATACGATGCAATTGAGTGCTCAGTTCTTTAAATAAACCATCCCAATCGATGCCATTTGCCGCCAGTTGATCTAAACAATCCATCGCGGTTTGCGGCTGCTTACTGCTGATCGCTTCCAGTAAGTAAATCGCTTGCTCAGTATCCAATGTGCCAAGCATATTCGACACAGTCGCACTATCAATATGACCATTACCGAGTGCGATAGCCTGATCAGATAAACTTAACGCATCACGCATACTGCCATCCGCTGCGTGTGAAATCAGACTTAACGCTCTTGGCTCAGAAGTTATATTTTCTTCACCTAACACATAGCTTAACTGCTCATGAATTTGTTCAGCATTGATAGGCTTAAGATGGAACTGCAAACAGCGTGACAAAATCGTCACCGGCAATTTTTGCGGATCCGTAGTGGCAAGTAAAAACTTCACATATTCCGGCGGCTCTTCAAGCGTTTTTAACAGCGCATTGAAGCTATGACGCGATAACATGTGAACTTCATCAATAAGATAAACTTTGAAGCGTCCACGCGCAGGTTTGTATTGCACATTATCAAGCAACTCGCGCGTATCTTCGACTTTGGTACGTGAAGCCGCATCAATTTCGAGTAGATCGACATAACGACCTTGGTCGATCTCAACACAGCTATCACAAACACCACATGGGTTATCGGTTATGCCGGTTTCACAGTTAAGCCCTTTAGCAAATAATCGACCGATGGACGTTTTACCTACCCCACGCGTTCCACTAAATAAGTAAGCATGGTGCAAGCGATTCTGCTTCAATGCATTTTCTAAAGCGGTAATGACATGGCTCTGGCCAACGACATTTTCAAACTTAGTTGGTCGCCATTTTCGGGCTAACGCTAAATAACTCATTAATGATTCCGGCTTAGTTGTTCCGATAAGTGAAAAGAGTATTCCAAGTGATATCAAATAACTTGGATATAGGGCCAATACGCGAGTAATTAATGGCCAGCAAACTCACAAATGCTATACACATTCAGGCCAAGGCTTTTCAGTTTTTCTTCACCGCCAATCTCTGGCAAGTTAATCACAAAGGCCGCATCCGTCACTTCGCCACCCAGTTGACGAATCAGTTTTACCGTCGCTTCGATAGTACCGCCAGTCGCCAGTAAATCATCCACTACCAACACTTTGTCACCGGCTTGAATGGCATCCGTGTGAATTTCTAAAACATCGGTGCCGTACTCTAATTCATAAGATTGTGACACGGTTTCGCGCGGCAATTTACCCGGCTTACGTACAGGTACAAAACCTAAACCAAGTTCAAGTGCTAACGGCGCACCAAATAGAAAACCACGGGCTTCGGTACCGACCACTTTAGTAAAGCCTTGATCTTTATATTTCTCGACCAGCAATTGAATGGTCGCTTGATAGGCTTTTGCATCTTCCATCAAGCTCGTTACATCACGGAATAAAATCCCTGCTTTTGGGTAATCTGGAATGGTTTTAATGCTCGCTTGAATAAAAGCCTGAGTTTCTGTTGTCATAATTGAATTCTTTCTTTAGTAACTTTAGAAGTAATCATAACACTCCTAAAGGTTAGGGGTAATGATTTATACCCTAGGGCGATGTTGAATGGATGTATACCCAAAAAACCTCAAGGTGCAAGTTTCAGCAAGAATAAAACAAGTTTTAGGCAAGGCGAATTGAATATGATCATAGTCATTCTATCTTTATTCAATTTAACGCAGCATAAAGCTTGTTTTAACTTGCCCTTCGGGAGCTTCATCCAAGTCCTTAGCCTTCGTCAGATTTAATTGAAAGGTGTTTACATTCCGCATAAATCTTCCTTGCCTAAGAACTTGGATGATAGCTCTGAATTCTGCATCTTGAGGTCACTTGGGTATATGTTAGTGATTTTCGCCATTTTCAGCAACATCACCATGGGGATCATGAATCGGTAAACGGTGAAAGAAGAAAAACAACACGCTATACCCCATCACCAAACCCAGTTTCATCCACCAATGTGGCAACATCACTAATGAAAAAAGAAAACTGGCCGCCAATAAAACATAGCCCCGTTTTTTCATGGTTGAGCTGACCGCCTTATGTTGATTCCAATTATCGATAATCGGCCCTAAGTGCGGATGATGATGAATCCAATAATGAAAGCGCTCATTACTACGAATGAAACAAGCGCTAGCAAGTAATAAGAAGGGAGTGGTTGGGAGTAAGGGCAGGAAAATCCCCAAAACGCCTAAAATAAGCGCTAAGCCACCTACGGCATTCAATAATATTTTACGTATGATGGTGGTACTTCCTAATCAAACAGTGACACGGTATGACTTCTTACCGCTACCGCTTATAACAACACTATTGAGTAAGAAGTTTAATCCATGTAAGTGTTGCAGGAAGCGTAGGTAAAAGTAAAGCGAGGATAACACCTAAAAAGTAAAAAATATTGAATGGTTCGTTGAAGTTTTCATCAGCCATCGTTCATTCCTTTTGCGCGGGTAGTCTGTGACAAGTTCGAATAGCGCAATATAGGAGATTTACCCTGCGACAAAAACAGACAAAAACAGTGGTTATTATCAAGCTGCAACTGTAATCACAAAAATAGCCACTTCTCCGTAGAAATGTTAACTCAACAGCTAATAACTCATATTTTTAATCACCAGCTTAAAACTACGCACGCCCAATTCACTCAACACGAGCTCACCGCCCTGCTTCATAGGTAAATCACTTGTGATGAAATTTTTCGTGCATCCCTCGCCTAGTTTAATGCCTGTTTCTATCGCTTGATTACGTCCGTCATGAAACCAATTACTTTTTAAACCAGCAGGAAGAATTGAAATGGTACCTTCAACCATATCGGCAATGCCGAACAGAGCATTGATAGGTGAGGAACATTGAGTACAACTGATCCCCTTTTCAACGGCATCAGCTAAATCTTTTAGATCGGATTGACAACGTTTTCGAGTACGGAGAAAGTCATTAAACAAGGCACGAATTAGCAAAGCTGTACCGACACCGTTTTCACCACCGTCAGAAGAGTCCACTAAATAAAACGCAAAACGTCCATCCATTAACCACGCATAATCAAACACCAATGGCATCATTTCTGATGGTTGCAACACCAAATAACTGCATTTCCACCTGCCCTGTTGCGTGTCGCGTTCTGGTTGCAGTGCATGCAGTAAATCACGTGATGTCACGACATTATCTTTGAGGTGATTAAGGTGCCAATACAGCTCTTTCTCTTGGTCAATTTGGCCTGCGTGATCAAGCTGAAACCATTGACTCGAAAAGTCACGAACAACGCTAGGATTATCGTGTGATTCCGCTAAGGTTGTCTTAATCGCGGAAGTAAAATGCTCAAGCTCAGTGATGGGCTTGGTTAAGAAATCTTTGATGCCGAAGCGCAGCACTTTTGCCACATCGCCCATGTCTTCTGTTGCAGATACCACAATCATCGGCAGCATGGGAAACTGCCAGCTGACTTCTTCAACTAACTCGATACCACTCATGATCGGCATATTTAAGTCACAGATCATCAAGTCCGGCACATGTTGACGCAATGCTTTCAACGCCTCCAAGCCATCACCGGCTTCAATAACATCATAATTGAGTGTTTTAAGGTAAGCAGCAATCATTGTGCGAAATGTCGGGTCGTCATCCACCAACATAATGGTTTGCATTGCACGACTTAGAGCGGTATCAACACTCTGCATATGAGAAACACATTTATGCATATTGGGATAACCTCTTATTTGTGATTATTCAGGCCCTACAACCCTTTAATTTGAAAGGTAAAACCAACTTTAATTAGGACGGCTGACTGCCAATTTGGCTTATTGAGATTACAACCGAAAATAGAAAGTATTCAATCCAGTGCATTGATTGAACCTTTTAAAAGGTAGTAACCAAAGGGTTTAAATTCAACTCACGCTCTAGATTATTATGGCTAGCTCTCAAAAAATCATACTTATTTGAACTTTTATCAATTAGGTAGAATAGCTCACATAAGACTTGAGTTTAAAACGGTATGACGTAATGATGATGCTTCGGTTTATCTCAACAAATTTTAAAAATAAACAACCATTTTTGATATTAAACAACCATCCAGCCTAATGTTTGGTTACACTACTTCATTACTTGATGTAACAGATAAGTGCGCACACCATGAAACTTGATGATTTGAATCTATTTCGACTAGTCGTTGACAATGGAAGCTATACAGCGACATCCCGTAAAACCAATATCCCTGTCGCGACGATTACTCGACGCATTCAAGCTCTAGAAGAAGGCTTGAATCTACGTTTACTCAATCGTAATGCCCGTAAACTGTCTCTTACTGAAGCGGGCCAACGTTTCTACGATGAATGTTCTCCACTGCTGAAACATTTGGCTGAGACGACTGAAAACATCTCCGATGAATGCCGTGGTGCATCAGGTAAACTTCGCATCTCTGCGCCATCTAATACCGCTAAGCGCATGATCATGCCGATGCTGAACGAATTCATGGCCAAGTACCCACAAATTCGTATTGAACTCTCCATGACGAATTATGCTGATCAACTTGACCCAACTGAATGGGACGTGATTTTCCGTGTCGGCCCTCAACGTGATTCCACATTGATTGCACGTAAAATCAACCAAGTGAAAGATATTCTCGTAGCTAGCCCGAAGTACTTGGCTGACTGTGGTGATTTGCATCATGCAGAAGACTTACGCCATCATGCTCTACTGAAAGGCTTACCCTTGGTGAAGTGGCAGTTGACGAATTCTCAAGGCGAAACCGTCACCATTAATGAAAAAGGCCGTTTAGAAGCCAGTGAATTAAACGTCGTACGAAAAGCCTGTAGCTATGGTTTAGGGATCAGCTTATTGCCTGATGTCATGATTGAAGCCTATCTTCGTGAAGGCCGTCTCGTTCGCGTTTTAGATGACTGGAGTGCAAACTCTCGTGATATTTACATGTTGTACAATCACAAAAATCATCAACCTGAAAAAGTACGCTTACTAATCGACTTCATTGCCCAACATGAAGTGATTTAATTATCGATTCAAATTCAGAAATGCGCCTCGTGCAAACAAAAAAGCCAGAGTTCTGAAGTGACCCCATAAAGTTGGACAGTTCTGTTAAGCGGCTTGTAAGGCCTGATTTCGATATTCTATCGGAGTCAGGCCTTTTAATTTCACCTTGATGCGTTTCGTATTGTAGTACTCGATATATTCTTCAATCTGTGTGATTAAGTCATCCGCATTTTCAAAGTGCTGGTTATGGTACATTTCTGTTTTCAGCAAGGCAAAGAAGTTCTCTGCTACTGCATTATCTAAACAGTTTCCTTTTCGCGACATACTTTGAGTTAACCCTCGGTCAGCGAGAGCTTTCTGATATTTCCTATGCCTATATTGCCACCCTTGATCGCTATGAACGATTGGCTTTGCGTTCTTATCTAAGGTCGAAACTGCCTCTGTTAGCATGTCAGTGACGAGAGGTAAGCACGCGTTTTTAGCAACCTTATAAGCGACGACTTCCTGTGTAAATAGATCGACGATTGGTGATAAGTACACCTTCTGCTGTTTAACTTTAAACTCAGTGACATCTGTTACCCATTTCTCATCTGGCTTCGTTGCATTGAAGTCACGATCTAGTACATTCGGCGCGGTTGTTCCTGCTCCTCCCTTATATGAGCTGTACCGCTTGGGCCTAACCGTTGATTTCAAGCCAAGTAACCTCATCAGACGTTGAACTGTCTTATGGTTTAACATCACGTCCTGCTTCCTTAACTCTAGGTGAATGCGACGATAGCCATACCTCCCTTTATGGTCATGGTATATTTTCTCGATCAACTGCTTCTCATCTTGATAACTATCTGCGGCGTTGCTTGATTGCGTATGATAGTAGAAGCTACTTCTCGCTAACTTAAGGGTATATAAGAGATGTTGTTGTAAATATTGATTTCTAAGAGCTAGAACTACTTTCGTTTTTTCTTTGTTCGACGACGTTTCTCCTGTTCCAGCTCCTCTAACTTTTTTAGGACAGCGTTCTCTGCTCGCAAGTACGCTAACTCCTCTTTGAGCTCTTCAAGTGTTTTCTCATCATCGTGCTTATCTTGAATAAAAGGGTGTTTACTCATTGTTGGTCGTCCTTTGTTGCGCTCAAGTCCCTGAATACCATCTCTTTGATATTGTTTGAGCCAAACAGAGAGAGTGCCAGGAGACGAAAAATTCAATATCGCACTAGTGTGACTGACAGACCAACCATTCGTCCACGTGTGTTTTAAAGCTTGCAGTTTGGTTTGTGCGGTCTTCGCAAATCCATGAGGTTTAAATGCCTGATAACCATGAATATCAAACACTTGTGCCCAGTAACGTATTTGACGTGATGGTATGGAATGAAGACGAGAAAGCTCTTCAGATGAACTCTCGCCTTGTAGATATTGTTTAGCAATAGAGCATTTCAATGCTCGACTGTACTTGGACATAAAAAGACCCCCAATAATTGGTGTCCAACTATTGGGGGTCACTTCATTCAATACTCAGGCTTTTCCATACCTATTAACAATAAGCTCTCTTAAGCGCCTTCGTTATGCATCTCAAGGTTTGCAACATCTTGCATATCTCGGTCTAACTTCGCATCGTCATTACGCAATGCATCGATATGATCAAGATAAGCCTGGTCGATATCACCCGTGACATATTGACCGCTGAATACTGAAGTTTCAAATTGAGTAATACTTGGGTTACCTACACCGACCGCATCAACAAGATCGCCTAAGTCTTGGAACATCAACGCATCGGCACCAATCATCTTACCGATTTCATCAATATCACGACCATGCGCAATCAATTCATTCGCACTTGGCATATCAATGCCGTACACGTTAGGGAAGCGCACTTCAGGCGCCGCAGATACCATATACACATTTTTAGCGCCTGAGTCACGAGCCATTTCAATGATCTGCTCAGATGTCGTCCCACGTACAATGGAATCATCAACCAACAAGACATTTTTACCTTTAAACTCAGAACGGATCGCATTCAATTTACGACGTACTGATTTCTTACGTTGCTGCTGCCCCGGCATGATGAAAGTACGGCCAACATAGCGGTTCTTCACAAAACCTTGGCGATATGGCTTCTCAATAATTTGAGCAATCTCTAACGCGATATCACATGAGGTTTCAGGAATAGGGATAACGACATCGATGTCTAAATCATCCCATTCACGTTTAATTTTTTCACCCAACTTTTTGCCCATCTCAACGCGTGCGCTGTACACAGAAATTTTATCAATGAAAGAATCTGGGCGAGCGAAGTACACGAATTCAAAAATACATGGATTTAATTTTGGTTCTTCAGCACATTGCTCACTGAATAACTGTCCATCAAAGGTCGCATAAACCGCTTCACCAGGCGCAACATCACGCACAAAATCAAAACCAACAGCATCAAGCGCAACCGATTCAGAAGCCACCATGTATTCGGTACGGCCTTCAACTTCACGTTTGCCTAGACATAATGGACGAATACCATTCGGGTCACGGAAGGCCACCATACCATGACCAATGATCATCGCAGCAACCGCGTAGGCCCCTTTTACAATTTTGTGCACTTTACGAATCGCACCGAATACATCGGCTTGGGTGAGTGGGTAATTTTCTGATTGGTCAATTTCTTGTGCGAGGATGTTAAGCAGTACTTCTGAATCGGAGGTGGTATTAATGTGGCGGCGACCTTGTTCAAATAGCCAGTCACGAATGTCATTGGCGTTTGTCAGGTTACCGTTGTGAGCCAATGTAATCCCATATGGCGAGTTCACATAAAACGGCTGAGCTTCAGAAGCGCTAGAACTGCCAGCGGTTGGATAACGAACGTGACCAACTCCGACTGTCCCTTGAAGACGTTGCATATGTTTAATTTCAAACACATCTTTCACTAAACCATTGGCTTTACGTAGACGAAAACGATTGCTATCTATGGTAATAATACCGGCAGCATCTTGGCCGCGATGCTGTAATACCGTTAAAGCATCATAAATCGATTGATTGACAGGCGTTACCCCTACGATTCCAACAATACCACACATGTCTT comes from the Vibrio gangliei genome and includes:
- a CDS encoding transposase, with the protein product MSKYSRALKCSIAKQYLQGESSSEELSRLHSIPSRQIRYWAQVFDIHGYQAFKPHGFAKTAQTKLQALKHTWTNGWSVSHTSAILNFSSPGTLSVWLKQYQRDGIQGLERNKGRPTMSKHPFIQDKHDDEKTLEELKEELAYLRAENAVLKKLEELEQEKRRRTKKKRK
- the purF gene encoding amidophosphoribosyltransferase; this translates as MCGIVGIVGVTPVNQSIYDALTVLQHRGQDAAGIITIDSNRFRLRKANGLVKDVFEIKHMQRLQGTVGVGHVRYPTAGSSSASEAQPFYVNSPYGITLAHNGNLTNANDIRDWLFEQGRRHINTTSDSEVLLNILAQEIDQSENYPLTQADVFGAIRKVHKIVKGAYAVAAMIIGHGMVAFRDPNGIRPLCLGKREVEGRTEYMVASESVALDAVGFDFVRDVAPGEAVYATFDGQLFSEQCAEEPKLNPCIFEFVYFARPDSFIDKISVYSARVEMGKKLGEKIKREWDDLDIDVVIPIPETSCDIALEIAQIIEKPYRQGFVKNRYVGRTFIMPGQQQRKKSVRRKLNAIRSEFKGKNVLLVDDSIVRGTTSEQIIEMARDSGAKNVYMVSAAPEVRFPNVYGIDMPSANELIAHGRDIDEIGKMIGADALMFQDLGDLVDAVGVGNPSITQFETSVFSGQYVTGDIDQAYLDHIDALRNDDAKLDRDMQDVANLEMHNEGA